Proteins from one Streptomyces sp. NBC_00390 genomic window:
- a CDS encoding metallophosphoesterase family protein — translation MRVNVVSDVHGNAQDLATAGDGADALICLGDLVLFLDYADHSRGIFPDLFGVENADLIVELRTARRFDEARELGRRLWAELGMDRESAIESAVRRQYAELFAAFPTPTYATYGNVDIPTLWPEYARPGTTVLDGERAEIGGLLFGFVGGGLRSPMRTPYEISDEEYAAKIEAVGEVDVLCSHIPPEVPELTYDTVARRFERGSRALLDAIRRTRPRYALFGHVHQPLVRRMRIDATECVNVGHFASTGRPWSLTW, via the coding sequence ATGCGAGTCAATGTGGTCAGTGACGTGCACGGCAATGCACAAGACCTCGCGACCGCAGGTGACGGCGCCGATGCCCTGATCTGCCTCGGCGACCTGGTGCTCTTCCTCGACTACGCCGATCACTCGCGCGGCATCTTCCCCGACCTCTTCGGCGTCGAGAACGCCGATCTGATCGTGGAGCTGCGTACCGCGCGGCGCTTCGACGAGGCACGTGAGCTGGGCCGCAGGCTCTGGGCCGAGCTCGGGATGGACCGCGAGAGCGCCATCGAGTCCGCGGTGCGCCGTCAGTACGCCGAGTTGTTCGCCGCCTTTCCCACACCGACGTACGCCACCTACGGCAATGTCGACATCCCGACACTCTGGCCCGAGTACGCCCGCCCCGGCACCACCGTGCTGGACGGTGAACGTGCCGAGATCGGCGGCCTCCTCTTCGGCTTCGTCGGCGGCGGACTGCGTTCCCCGATGCGTACGCCCTACGAGATCTCCGACGAGGAGTACGCCGCCAAGATCGAGGCGGTCGGCGAGGTCGATGTGCTGTGCTCCCACATCCCGCCCGAGGTACCCGAACTGACCTATGACACGGTCGCACGCCGCTTCGAGCGCGGCAGCCGTGCACTGCTGGACGCCATCCGGCGCACCCGGCCGCGGTACGCCCTCTTCGGGCACGTCCACCAGCCCCTCGTCCGCCGGATGCGCATCGACGCGACCGAGTGCGTCAACGTCGGACACTTCGCCTCCACCGGACGTCCCTGGTCCCTGACATGGTGA
- a CDS encoding SRPBCC family protein, translating into MAEHTSSSITIDAAPADVMGVISDFARYPEWTGEVKEAEVLARDADGRAEQVRLVLDAGAIKDDHTLAYTWNGENQVSWTLVKSQMLRALDGSYALAPVGGGDRTEVTYQLTVDVKIPMLGMIKRKAEKVIIDRALAGLKKRVESGAAA; encoded by the coding sequence ATGGCGGAACACACCAGCTCGAGCATCACGATCGATGCGGCGCCGGCCGATGTCATGGGAGTGATCTCCGACTTCGCCCGCTATCCCGAATGGACAGGCGAGGTGAAGGAGGCCGAGGTGCTCGCCCGCGACGCCGATGGCCGCGCGGAGCAGGTCCGGCTGGTGCTGGACGCCGGAGCGATCAAGGACGACCACACCCTCGCGTACACCTGGAACGGCGAGAACCAGGTCAGCTGGACCCTGGTGAAGTCCCAGATGCTGCGTGCCCTCGACGGCTCCTATGCCCTCGCACCGGTCGGCGGCGGCGACCGCACCGAGGTCACTTACCAGCTCACCGTCGACGTCAAGATCCCCATGCTCGGCATGATCAAGCGCAAGGCCGAGAAGGTCATCATCGACCGCGCCCTCGCCGGTCTGAAGAAGCGAGTCGAGAGCGGCGCCGCCGCCTGA
- a CDS encoding ArsA family ATPase, translating to MRRVLVTGLGGAGRTTVAAATALAAARAGKRTLLLSAEPGEVLGAPVTGRVDAPAAVADMLWAARIEPGADFRAEFLSLQQRSSAALDLLGARPLEDEELTDLPGSEQFALLRALTVAARGPWDVAVVDMPPLRETIALLALPDQLRRYLRRLLPRERQAARALRPMLAQLAGVPMPAQWLYETAERWDTELAGVQSVIESSNTNVTVVAEPGPAAADALRTARAGLSLHGLDVEMIVANRCVPEGSPDTWAAGLAAQQRKCLDQWVTDWVARGPAQVCEMPHLGRDPRGLDDLALLETEANCASHESHFHTEDDARLGSLVLALHWDREERGPDPWWVEDVHATAVERARQIEALADTDNHWHGRNGVLPGEPDPVDDGTLVLHLRLPGAVKEELALVRRGDELLITVGPFRRIFPLPSALRRCTVAGAALEKGVLRVRFTPDPDLWPRGR from the coding sequence ATGCGCCGGGTCCTCGTCACCGGCCTCGGCGGCGCGGGCCGTACCACCGTCGCCGCAGCCACCGCACTGGCCGCGGCCCGGGCCGGCAAGCGCACGCTGTTGCTGTCGGCAGAGCCGGGCGAGGTTCTGGGCGCACCCGTCACCGGCAGGGTGGACGCCCCGGCCGCGGTCGCGGACATGCTGTGGGCCGCCCGTATCGAGCCCGGAGCCGATTTCCGGGCGGAGTTCCTCTCCCTCCAGCAACGCAGCTCCGCCGCGCTCGATCTGCTGGGCGCCCGGCCACTGGAGGACGAGGAGCTGACCGACCTGCCCGGCAGCGAGCAGTTCGCGCTGCTGCGGGCGCTCACGGTCGCGGCCCGCGGTCCCTGGGACGTCGCCGTCGTCGACATGCCGCCACTGCGCGAGACCATCGCCCTGCTGGCCCTGCCCGACCAGCTGCGCCGCTATCTGCGTCGGCTGCTGCCGCGTGAGCGGCAGGCCGCCAGGGCGCTGCGGCCGATGCTCGCCCAGCTCGCCGGCGTACCGATGCCTGCGCAGTGGCTGTACGAGACGGCCGAGCGCTGGGACACCGAGCTGGCCGGTGTCCAGTCGGTGATCGAATCCTCGAACACCAATGTGACCGTGGTCGCCGAGCCGGGTCCCGCCGCCGCGGACGCCCTGCGCACGGCTCGCGCCGGGCTGAGCCTGCACGGCCTGGACGTCGAGATGATCGTGGCCAACCGCTGCGTCCCGGAGGGCTCGCCCGACACGTGGGCGGCCGGGCTCGCCGCCCAGCAGCGCAAGTGCCTGGACCAGTGGGTGACCGACTGGGTCGCACGAGGCCCGGCGCAGGTCTGCGAAATGCCCCATCTCGGCCGTGACCCGCGCGGCCTTGACGATCTCGCGCTCCTGGAGACCGAGGCGAACTGCGCCTCCCACGAGAGCCACTTCCACACCGAGGACGACGCGCGCCTCGGCTCGCTCGTCCTGGCCCTCCACTGGGACCGCGAGGAGCGCGGCCCGGACCCCTGGTGGGTCGAGGACGTCCACGCGACGGCCGTCGAACGGGCCAGGCAGATCGAGGCGCTCGCGGACACCGACAACCACTGGCACGGCCGCAACGGGGTCCTCCCCGGGGAACCGGACCCCGTCGACGACGGCACCCTCGTCCTGCACCTCCGGCTGCCCGGGGCCGTCAAGGAGGAGCTCGCCCTGGTCCGCCGTGGGGATGAACTCCTCATCACGGTCGGGCCCTTCCGGAGGATCTTCCCGCTGCCGTCCGCGCTGCGGCGCTGCACCGTGGCGGGCGCGGCGCTCGAGAAGGGCGTACTGCGGGTCCGCTTCACGCCTGACCCCGATCTGTGGCCCCGCGGTCGCTGA
- a CDS encoding DUF5304 domain-containing protein, whose translation MSDPTERPAVDDDAWATACEEDLQAEKARRRAQYGAQPGSAAEELKKLLEAVADKVSAFQTSLPGMAAQSAVQQLVDQARSAVEPVIERNPHVFDHLAAAGNELLAAYRSAVEGHERRWTQGPTAAEDDRDPRDEGPASSEHIDLD comes from the coding sequence ATGAGTGATCCCACTGAGCGTCCCGCCGTCGACGACGACGCCTGGGCGACGGCGTGCGAGGAGGATCTCCAGGCGGAGAAGGCCCGTCGCCGCGCGCAGTACGGGGCCCAGCCGGGCTCGGCCGCCGAGGAACTGAAGAAGCTCCTCGAAGCGGTCGCCGACAAGGTCTCCGCGTTCCAGACCTCGCTGCCGGGCATGGCCGCCCAGAGCGCCGTACAGCAGCTGGTCGACCAGGCCAGGTCCGCCGTCGAGCCGGTCATCGAGCGCAACCCCCATGTCTTCGACCACCTCGCCGCCGCCGGCAACGAGCTGCTCGCCGCTTATCGATCCGCTGTCGAGGGCCATGAGCGACGCTGGACGCAGGGGCCGACCGCCGCCGAGGACGACCGCGACCCGCGTGACGAGGGACCCGCGTCGAGCGAGCACATCGACCTGGACTGA
- a CDS encoding ROK family glucokinase, whose amino-acid sequence MGLTIGVDIGGTKIAAGVVDEEGTILETHKVPTPSTPEGIVDAICSAVAGAGEGHDIEAVGIGAAGYVDDKRATVLFAPNIDWRHEPLKDKVEQRVGLPVVVENDANAAAWGEYRFGAGQGHEDVICITLGTGLGGGIIIGNKLRRGRFGVAAEFGHIRVVPDGLLCGCGSQGCWEQYASGRALVRYAKQRANATPENATVLLGLGDGTVEGIQGKHISQAARQGDAVALDSFRELARWAGAGLADLASLFDPSAFIVGGGVSDEGELVLDPIRKSFRRWLVGGKFRPHAQVLAAQLGGKAGLVGAADLARQG is encoded by the coding sequence ATGGGACTCACCATCGGCGTCGACATCGGCGGCACGAAGATCGCGGCGGGAGTGGTCGACGAAGAGGGCACCATTCTCGAGACGCACAAGGTGCCCACCCCGTCGACTCCCGAGGGCATCGTCGACGCGATCTGCTCGGCCGTCGCCGGGGCCGGCGAGGGGCATGACATCGAGGCCGTCGGCATCGGCGCCGCCGGCTATGTGGACGACAAGCGTGCCACCGTCCTGTTCGCTCCGAACATCGACTGGCGCCACGAACCGCTCAAGGACAAGGTCGAGCAGCGCGTCGGCCTTCCCGTCGTGGTCGAGAACGACGCGAACGCCGCCGCCTGGGGCGAGTACCGCTTCGGTGCGGGCCAGGGTCACGAGGACGTCATCTGCATCACCCTCGGCACCGGCCTCGGCGGCGGCATCATCATCGGCAACAAGCTGCGCCGCGGCCGCTTCGGCGTGGCCGCGGAGTTCGGCCACATCCGGGTGGTTCCGGACGGTCTGCTGTGCGGCTGCGGCAGCCAGGGTTGCTGGGAACAGTACGCCTCGGGCCGCGCCCTGGTGCGGTACGCCAAGCAGCGCGCCAACGCCACCCCTGAGAACGCCACGGTGCTCCTCGGGCTCGGCGACGGCACCGTCGAGGGCATCCAGGGCAAGCACATCAGCCAGGCCGCCCGGCAGGGCGACGCCGTCGCGCTCGACTCGTTCCGCGAGCTGGCGCGCTGGGCGGGCGCGGGCCTGGCCGACCTGGCCTCGCTCTTCGACCCCTCGGCGTTCATCGTCGGCGGCGGCGTCTCCGACGAAGGGGAGCTGGTCCTCGACCCGATCCGCAAGTCCTTCCGGCGCTGGCTGGTGGGCGGCAAGTTCCGTCCGCACGCCCAGGTGCTCGCCGCCCAGCTGGGCGGCAAGGCCGGCCTGGTGGGCGCGGCGGACCTGGCGCGCCAGGGCTGA
- a CDS encoding endonuclease/exonuclease/phosphatase family protein, which yields MVMSTARTLPNSRTEPDGSVVIRVLSYNIRSMRDDEEALARVIRACRPDLVFVQEAPRFFRWRKHAARLAARSELVMLSGGATAAGPMLLCSLRATVERTEDVLLPLTPGLHRRGFATAVVRIGGARIGLLSCHLSLQTDERYAQAGMLLDRLAALETPHAIAAGDINERPGGRSFIRLAAELQDCWAAGPWGGEYTSTPADPHQRIDAIFATSGVEVLACGVPSGLMGITDRDLRAATDHLPVLAALRIPAGE from the coding sequence ATGGTGATGAGCACGGCGCGTACGCTGCCCAACTCCCGTACCGAGCCGGACGGTTCGGTGGTGATCCGGGTCCTCTCCTACAACATCCGCTCGATGCGGGACGACGAGGAGGCACTGGCCCGGGTGATCCGCGCGTGCCGTCCCGATCTGGTGTTCGTCCAGGAGGCCCCCAGATTCTTCCGCTGGCGCAAGCACGCGGCGCGCCTCGCGGCCAGGAGCGAGCTGGTGATGCTCTCCGGCGGCGCGACGGCGGCCGGGCCGATGCTGCTGTGCTCGCTGCGGGCGACCGTGGAGCGGACCGAGGACGTGCTGCTGCCGCTCACCCCCGGTCTGCACCGACGGGGCTTCGCCACCGCGGTGGTACGGATCGGGGGAGCCCGGATCGGGCTGCTCAGCTGCCATCTGAGCCTGCAGACCGACGAGCGCTACGCCCAGGCGGGGATGCTGCTGGACCGGCTGGCCGCGCTTGAGACCCCGCACGCGATCGCGGCCGGCGACATCAATGAGCGCCCCGGCGGGCGGAGCTTCATCCGACTGGCGGCCGAGCTCCAGGACTGCTGGGCTGCCGGCCCCTGGGGCGGCGAGTACACCTCCACCCCTGCCGACCCTCACCAGCGCATCGACGCGATCTTCGCCACGAGCGGCGTGGAGGTCCTGGCCTGCGGAGTCCCCAGCGGCCTGATGGGCATCACGGACCGCGACCTCAGGGCCGCCACGGACCACCTCCCGGTCCTGGCGGCCCTGCGCATCCCTGCGGGGGAGTGA
- a CDS encoding alpha/beta hydrolase gives MPVVPGAEPYRHVGGDVGVLLCHGFTGSPQSLRPWAEYLAERGLTVSLPLLPGHGTRWQDMQVTGWQDWYAEVDRELRSLVERCSRVFVFGLSMGGALTLRLAAKHGDAIAGIVVVNPANKVWGLAAHTLPVVRHLVPSTKGVANDIAKPGVDEGGYDRTPLHAAHTLRQFLKLVDGELAQVTQPMVLLHSPQDHVVPPADSARILSRVSSTDVTEILLEQSYHVATLDHDAERIFEESHAFIERLAPGAGTIGSSAQGVLGGSTTGG, from the coding sequence GTGCCGGTCGTTCCTGGAGCCGAGCCGTACCGCCATGTCGGCGGCGACGTCGGCGTCCTCCTCTGTCATGGGTTCACGGGTTCCCCGCAGTCGCTGCGCCCCTGGGCCGAGTATCTGGCGGAGCGCGGGCTCACGGTGTCCCTGCCGCTGCTGCCCGGTCACGGCACGCGCTGGCAGGACATGCAGGTGACCGGCTGGCAGGACTGGTACGCGGAGGTGGACCGCGAGCTGCGGTCCCTGGTCGAGCGGTGCAGCCGGGTCTTCGTCTTCGGTCTGTCCATGGGCGGGGCGCTGACGCTGCGGCTCGCCGCCAAGCACGGTGACGCGATCGCGGGCATCGTCGTGGTCAACCCGGCCAACAAGGTGTGGGGGCTTGCCGCGCACACGCTTCCGGTGGTGCGCCACCTGGTGCCCTCCACGAAGGGCGTGGCCAACGACATCGCCAAGCCGGGCGTCGACGAGGGCGGGTACGACCGCACGCCGCTGCACGCCGCGCACACCCTGCGCCAGTTCCTGAAGCTGGTCGACGGCGAGCTGGCGCAGGTCACCCAGCCGATGGTGCTGCTGCACAGCCCCCAGGACCATGTGGTGCCGCCCGCCGACTCGGCCAGGATCCTCAGCCGGGTCTCCTCGACGGACGTCACCGAGATCCTGCTGGAACAGAGCTACCACGTGGCGACGTTGGACCATGATGCGGAGCGGATCTTCGAGGAGAGTCACGCCTTCATCGAGCGGCTCGCTCCGGGTGCCGGGACCATCGGGTCCTCCGCGCAGGGAGTCTTGGGAGGGAGCACGACCGGTGGCTGA
- a CDS encoding lysophospholipid acyltransferase family protein, translating into MKFSIGGSLKLAFRPWVEGLENIPAEGPAILASNHLSFSDSFFLPAVLDRKVTFIAKAEYFTSPGVKGKLTAAFFKGVGQLPVDRSGARGAGEAAIKAGIQVIESGGLFGIYPEGTRSPDGRLYRGKPGGLARVALATGAPVIPVAMIDTEKIQPPGKVIPKLMRPGIRIGKPLDFSRYHGMEHDRFILRSVTDEVMYEIMKLSGQEYVDIYATAAKRQIAEAEKAEKTARAEAEKAQKKSHRPAA; encoded by the coding sequence ATGAAGTTCTCCATCGGAGGCTCGCTGAAGCTTGCCTTCAGGCCCTGGGTGGAGGGTCTGGAGAACATTCCCGCCGAGGGGCCCGCCATCCTCGCGAGCAACCACCTGTCGTTCTCGGACTCGTTCTTCCTCCCGGCGGTCCTCGACCGCAAGGTGACCTTCATCGCCAAGGCCGAGTACTTCACCTCGCCGGGTGTGAAGGGCAAGCTCACCGCCGCCTTCTTCAAGGGCGTCGGACAGCTGCCGGTGGACCGCTCGGGCGCCCGCGGCGCCGGCGAGGCGGCGATCAAGGCCGGTATCCAGGTCATCGAGTCCGGGGGTCTCTTCGGGATCTACCCGGAGGGCACCCGTTCCCCGGACGGCCGCCTCTACCGCGGCAAGCCCGGGGGCCTCGCGCGCGTGGCGCTCGCCACCGGCGCGCCGGTGATCCCGGTCGCGATGATCGACACCGAGAAGATCCAGCCGCCCGGCAAGGTGATCCCCAAGCTCATGCGCCCGGGGATCCGGATCGGCAAGCCGCTGGACTTCAGCCGCTACCACGGCATGGAGCACGACCGCTTCATCCTGCGCTCGGTGACCGACGAGGTCATGTACGAGATCATGAAGCTTTCGGGCCAGGAGTACGTGGACATCTACGCGACGGCCGCCAAGCGCCAGATCGCCGAGGCCGAGAAGGCCGAGAAGACGGCCCGCGCGGAGGCCGAGAAGGCCCAGAAGAAGTCGCACCGGCCGGCTGCCTAG
- the macS gene encoding MacS family sensor histidine kinase: MARRERVVRMSVEVPLWRALTAYRVLTMIYAVLLFLFTRQNFERPGIAIAFLAVMSVWTLATLHKVTGAASCTKGFLVADLTIALTGIMLTPLADAHAQQVDGPTLPSIWTAGSVLAFAIKGGWRWAGVASSFVAVANIVERGEPSRDTFHNVLLVWVASIAIGYVVEVARASERTLARALEIEAATRERERLARDIHDSVLQVLAMVQRRGTALGGEAAELGRMAGEQEVALRTLVAGGLVTASRVSEDESQGAVVRVVEVPDDDEPARPHDLRTLLASHAGSKVTLSEPGAPVLLDAPAARELAAAVGAALDNVRRHAGEDAQAWILVEDWPDEVVVTVRDDGPGIPDGRLAQAEGEGRMGVAMSIRGRLRDLGGTAELISVPGQGTEVELKVPRGKAGT, encoded by the coding sequence ATGGCCAGGCGCGAGCGTGTCGTGCGGATGTCGGTGGAGGTGCCGCTGTGGCGTGCCCTGACCGCGTACCGCGTCCTGACGATGATCTACGCGGTACTGCTGTTCCTCTTCACCCGGCAGAACTTCGAGCGCCCCGGGATCGCGATCGCGTTTCTCGCGGTGATGTCCGTCTGGACGCTCGCCACGCTCCACAAGGTGACGGGCGCGGCGAGCTGCACCAAGGGCTTCCTGGTCGCCGATCTGACGATCGCCCTCACCGGCATCATGCTCACGCCCCTCGCCGACGCCCACGCCCAGCAGGTCGACGGCCCGACCCTGCCGTCGATATGGACGGCGGGCTCGGTCCTCGCCTTCGCCATCAAGGGCGGCTGGCGCTGGGCCGGGGTCGCCTCGTCCTTCGTCGCGGTCGCCAACATCGTCGAGCGCGGTGAGCCCAGCCGGGACACGTTCCACAACGTCCTGCTCGTCTGGGTCGCCTCCATCGCCATCGGATACGTCGTCGAGGTGGCCCGCGCCTCCGAGCGCACCCTCGCCCGCGCCCTGGAGATCGAGGCCGCGACCCGCGAGCGGGAGCGCCTGGCCCGGGACATCCACGACAGCGTGCTCCAGGTGCTGGCCATGGTGCAGCGGCGCGGTACGGCGCTGGGCGGCGAGGCCGCCGAGCTCGGCCGGATGGCGGGCGAGCAGGAGGTGGCCCTGCGCACCCTGGTCGCGGGCGGCCTGGTGACCGCATCCCGTGTCTCGGAGGACGAGTCGCAGGGAGCCGTCGTACGGGTCGTGGAGGTGCCCGACGACGACGAGCCGGCGCGCCCGCACGATCTGCGCACCCTGCTCGCCTCGCACGCCGGGTCGAAGGTGACCCTGTCCGAGCCGGGTGCCCCGGTGCTGCTCGATGCGCCCGCGGCACGCGAACTGGCGGCAGCCGTCGGCGCCGCCCTGGACAATGTCCGCAGGCATGCCGGCGAGGACGCCCAGGCCTGGATCCTGGTCGAGGACTGGCCGGACGAGGTGGTGGTGACGGTCCGGGACGACGGACCGGGCATCCCGGACGGCAGGCTGGCGCAGGCCGAGGGGGAGGGGCGGATGGGGGTCGCGATGTCCATCCGCGGCCGGCTGCGGGACCTCGGCGGGACCGCCGAGCTGATCTCGGTCCCGGGTCAGGGCACAGAAGTCGAACTGAAGGTTCCACGGGGGAAGGCAGGCACATGA
- a CDS encoding response regulator transcription factor, producing MTDQQTIKVMVVDDHPMWRDAVARDLAAAGFDVVATAGDGPQAVRRAGAVVPDVLVLDLNLPGMPGVQVCKELVGSLPALRVLVLSASGEHADVLEAVKSGATGYLLKSASTEELTDAVRRTAVGDPVFTPGLAGLVLGEYRRLASEPVPSVGPGEPKAPQLTDRETEVLRLVAKGLSYKQIAERLVISHRTVQNHVQNTLGKLQLHNRVELVRYAIERGLDDA from the coding sequence ATGACGGACCAGCAGACGATCAAGGTGATGGTCGTCGACGACCACCCGATGTGGCGGGACGCGGTCGCCCGCGACCTGGCCGCGGCCGGGTTCGACGTCGTCGCCACGGCGGGCGACGGTCCGCAGGCGGTGCGCCGTGCGGGCGCCGTCGTGCCGGACGTGCTCGTGCTCGACCTGAACCTGCCCGGGATGCCGGGCGTCCAGGTGTGCAAGGAGCTCGTCGGCTCGCTGCCCGCGCTGCGGGTCCTGGTGCTGTCCGCCAGTGGTGAGCACGCGGATGTCCTGGAGGCGGTGAAGTCCGGCGCCACCGGCTATCTGCTGAAGTCGGCCAGCACGGAGGAACTGACGGACGCGGTGCGGCGCACCGCGGTCGGCGACCCCGTCTTCACGCCGGGCCTCGCGGGGCTGGTGCTCGGCGAGTACCGCCGCCTCGCCTCCGAGCCCGTCCCGTCCGTCGGGCCCGGCGAGCCGAAGGCGCCGCAGCTGACCGACCGGGAGACCGAGGTACTCCGGCTGGTCGCCAAGGGGCTGTCGTACAAGCAGATCGCCGAGCGGCTGGTCATCTCGCACCGCACGGTCCAGAACCATGTCCAGAACACGCTCGGCAAGCTCCAGCTCCACAACCGCGTGGAGCTGGTGCGGTATGCGATCGAGCGCGGCCTGGACGACGCCTGA
- a CDS encoding 6-phosphofructokinase, with amino-acid sequence MRVGVLTGGGDCPGLNAVIRGLVRKGVQEYAYEFVGYRDGWRGPLEGDTLPLDIPAVRGILPRGGTILGSSRTNPFKVENGVRRIKENLVKHEVDALVAIGGEDTLGVAARLHDEFGIRCVGVPKTIDNDLSATDYTFGFDTAVGIATEAIDRLHTTAESHMRVLVVEVMGRHAGWIALHSGLAGGANVILIPEQRFDVDQVCAWVTSRFKASYAPIVVVAEGAMPKDGEAVLKDGSLDSFGHVRLSGVGEWLAKEIESRTGKEARTTVLGHVQRGGTPSAFDRWLATRFGLHAIDAVREEDFGKMVALRGTDIVRVPIAEATARLKTVEPALYQEVGVFFG; translated from the coding sequence ATGCGCGTCGGAGTACTGACCGGGGGCGGCGACTGCCCCGGCCTCAATGCGGTCATCCGCGGACTCGTCCGCAAGGGTGTGCAGGAGTACGCGTACGAGTTCGTCGGCTACCGGGACGGCTGGCGAGGGCCCCTCGAAGGCGACACCCTCCCCCTCGACATCCCCGCCGTACGCGGCATCCTGCCCCGCGGGGGCACCATCCTCGGCTCGTCGCGAACCAACCCGTTCAAGGTGGAGAACGGCGTCCGCCGGATCAAGGAGAACCTCGTCAAGCACGAGGTGGACGCCCTGGTCGCGATCGGCGGCGAGGACACGCTCGGCGTCGCGGCGCGGCTGCACGACGAGTTCGGCATCAGGTGCGTCGGGGTGCCCAAGACCATCGACAACGACCTGTCCGCGACCGACTACACCTTCGGCTTCGACACCGCGGTCGGCATCGCCACCGAGGCCATCGACCGGCTGCACACCACTGCCGAGTCCCATATGCGGGTTCTCGTGGTCGAGGTGATGGGCCGTCACGCCGGCTGGATCGCCCTGCACTCCGGGCTGGCCGGCGGCGCCAATGTCATCCTCATCCCCGAGCAGCGCTTCGACGTCGACCAGGTCTGCGCCTGGGTGACCTCCCGCTTCAAGGCCAGTTACGCCCCGATCGTGGTGGTCGCCGAGGGTGCCATGCCCAAGGACGGCGAGGCGGTGCTCAAGGACGGCTCCCTGGACTCGTTCGGCCATGTCCGGCTCTCCGGTGTCGGGGAGTGGCTGGCCAAGGAGATCGAGAGCCGTACCGGCAAGGAGGCCCGCACCACGGTCCTCGGCCATGTCCAGCGCGGTGGCACCCCGAGCGCCTTCGACCGCTGGCTGGCCACCCGCTTCGGGCTGCACGCGATCGACGCCGTGCGGGAGGAGGACTTCGGAAAGATGGTCGCGCTGCGGGGCACCGACATCGTGCGGGTGCCGATCGCCGAGGCGACGGCCAGGCTGAAGACGGTCGAGCCCGCGCTCTACCAGGAGGTCGGCGTCTTCTTCGGCTGA
- a CDS encoding 2-hydroxyacid dehydrogenase, which produces MEILAFGVQADEQPLLEKAFKGHHGIHCLDVFLTEDTAPIAAGHESISTSVNCRLSAQVLQTLAVGGTTMIAQRSTGFNNIDLDVAERLGLTVARVSSYSPHSVAEFAWALALAVNRRIVRAAGRTRDFDFRLNGLMGRDLHGRTAGVLGTGRIGEAFTRIAHGFGMRLLGWDITENPACVGLGMKYVEKQELFAAADLISLHVPLLPGTRRLIGAEALRAMKDDAILVNSSRGGLIDTDALVAELRKGRFTGVGLDVYEAEAGLFFLDKSLEAVTDDTLARLMTFPNVLVTSHQAYYTKDAVGQIVATTVRNIEDHMAGRRSENVLVPAAP; this is translated from the coding sequence ATGGAAATCCTAGCCTTCGGTGTCCAGGCCGACGAGCAGCCTCTCCTCGAAAAGGCGTTCAAGGGGCACCACGGGATCCACTGTCTGGACGTCTTCCTCACCGAGGACACGGCCCCCATCGCCGCCGGCCACGAATCGATCTCCACGAGCGTGAACTGCCGGCTGAGCGCCCAGGTGCTGCAGACCCTCGCCGTCGGCGGGACGACGATGATCGCCCAGCGCTCCACCGGCTTCAACAACATCGATCTCGACGTCGCCGAGCGGCTCGGCCTCACCGTCGCCCGGGTCTCGTCCTACTCGCCCCACTCGGTCGCGGAATTCGCCTGGGCCCTCGCGCTCGCCGTCAACCGGCGCATCGTCCGGGCCGCGGGCCGCACCCGCGACTTCGACTTCCGGCTGAACGGCCTGATGGGCCGCGACCTGCACGGCCGCACCGCCGGGGTGCTCGGCACCGGCCGGATCGGCGAGGCCTTCACCCGGATCGCCCACGGCTTCGGCATGCGACTGCTGGGCTGGGACATCACCGAGAACCCCGCCTGCGTCGGGCTCGGCATGAAGTACGTCGAGAAGCAGGAGCTGTTCGCCGCCGCCGATCTGATCAGCCTGCATGTGCCGCTGCTGCCCGGGACCCGGCGTCTGATCGGCGCCGAGGCGCTGCGTGCGATGAAGGACGACGCGATCCTGGTGAACTCCAGTCGCGGCGGCCTGATCGACACCGACGCCCTCGTCGCCGAACTGCGCAAGGGCCGCTTCACGGGCGTCGGACTCGATGTGTACGAGGCGGAGGCCGGACTGTTCTTCCTCGACAAGTCCCTGGAGGCCGTCACGGACGACACGCTCGCCCGCCTGATGACGTTCCCGAACGTCCTGGTGACCTCGCACCAGGCGTACTACACGAAGGACGCGGTCGGCCAGATCGTCGCGACGACGGTCCGCAACATCGAGGACCACATGGCCGGACGGCGCAGCGAGAACGTGTTGGTCCCCGCTGCGCCGTAG